In Sporosarcina psychrophila, a genomic segment contains:
- a CDS encoding sodium/glutamate symporter: MDFSPWVLFTDIGLISLLLLVGTIIRAKVKFIQQMFLPASIIAGLLALLLGPNGFGILPFSDQMKVYPAILIAVIFGTLPLLSPRIDWNAIKTRVGSMWSYSQLAMVLMWGGGLLFALLLINPFWNVHDGFGLLLAAGFVGGHGTAAAIGATFEQNGWEEATSLAMTSATVGIMSAILIGILFIKWGSSKGHTSFLASFKDLPDEMRTGLIPPESRTKSETDTVSSISIDPYVFHLSIITIIAMGGYYLSELGAMLLPSVVIPAFSLAFLVGLFVKKILNSTDTDKYVSKDVVSRISGSATDILVAFGIGSISISVVLDYAVPLILLFVFGLVYAFLFFAVFSKKFFPEYWFEKGIFTWGWTTGTVAMGMALLRIVDPKSESKTLDDYSLAYIPIAPVEIMLVTFAPMLVLNSQGFVFVAITFAFAFVIYLMAIKYKWLNRKA, translated from the coding sequence ATGGATTTTTCACCATGGGTTTTATTTACGGATATCGGTTTGATATCATTGCTTCTGCTTGTAGGGACGATTATTCGAGCAAAGGTTAAGTTCATCCAGCAAATGTTTTTGCCGGCCAGTATTATTGCGGGGCTTCTGGCTTTGCTGTTAGGGCCGAATGGTTTCGGAATTTTGCCGTTTTCAGATCAAATGAAAGTCTATCCGGCAATCTTAATAGCAGTAATATTTGGAACGCTGCCGTTACTATCACCACGGATTGACTGGAATGCGATTAAGACAAGAGTCGGGAGCATGTGGTCGTACTCTCAACTTGCAATGGTATTAATGTGGGGTGGAGGATTGTTATTCGCACTTCTACTGATTAATCCATTTTGGAATGTACATGACGGTTTCGGTTTGTTACTTGCAGCCGGCTTTGTAGGGGGACACGGAACTGCAGCGGCAATTGGTGCGACATTTGAGCAAAATGGCTGGGAAGAAGCGACTTCTTTGGCTATGACATCTGCCACTGTAGGGATTATGAGTGCGATTCTAATTGGGATTCTCTTTATTAAATGGGGGTCTTCGAAGGGGCATACATCATTCCTTGCTTCGTTCAAAGATTTGCCTGACGAGATGAGAACGGGATTAATCCCGCCAGAATCTAGAACGAAATCTGAAACAGATACGGTATCGTCGATTTCGATTGATCCATATGTTTTTCACCTGTCTATCATTACGATTATCGCCATGGGCGGTTATTATTTAAGTGAATTAGGTGCAATGCTATTACCAAGCGTTGTTATACCGGCATTTTCACTGGCATTTCTTGTTGGATTGTTCGTGAAGAAGATATTGAATTCGACGGATACGGATAAATATGTCAGTAAGGATGTTGTGTCAAGAATTAGTGGAAGTGCAACGGATATTCTCGTTGCATTCGGAATTGGTTCAATTAGTATTTCAGTCGTACTTGATTATGCTGTTCCGTTAATTTTGTTATTTGTGTTTGGTCTTGTGTATGCATTTTTATTCTTCGCAGTATTTTCGAAGAAGTTTTTCCCGGAATACTGGTTTGAAAAGGGGATATTCACATGGGGCTGGACAACAGGAACGGTCGCTATGGGTATGGCGCTACTTAGAATCGTAGATCCAAAATCGGAAAGCAAGACGCTGGATGATTACAGCTTGGCCTATATACCAATTGCGCCGGTTGAAATTATGCTCGTGACATTTGCTCCGATGCTTGTATTGAACTCACAAGGATTTGTCTTTGTTGCTATCACATTTGCATTTGCATTCGTTATTTATCTGATGGCAATTAAATATAAATGGTTGAATAGAAAAGCATAA
- a CDS encoding glycosyltransferase family 2 protein, which yields MITISLCMIVKNEEEVIGRCLDSVCELVDEINIVDTGSDDRTKEIVNKYTNRIFDFQWIDDFSAARNFSFQQATMDYVLWLDADDVFTAEDQEKFKLLKQSLQPTIDAVSMNYHLSFDHEGNVTSLLRRYRLVKKVNEFKWIGAVHEFLSVSGNLFDSDVAVTHSPLSHDSERNITIYKKLLASGKTLSPRDTFYYANELMDHSDFETAVLYYEEFLDSKLGWIEDNIRACFRLADCYHKLNDKNKELSSTLRTLAYDVPRPEACCRLGYYFMEQFKNHEAIHWYSQAFLYENHQQIGFQNTSFSTWLPNLQLCVLYDRLKQYDKAYHHNELARKYKPNNDSIMKNKTYLDEVIKNNQEKI from the coding sequence GTGATAACGATAAGTTTGTGTATGATTGTGAAAAATGAAGAGGAAGTAATAGGTAGATGTTTAGATTCTGTTTGCGAGTTAGTGGATGAAATCAATATTGTGGATACAGGGTCTGACGACCGAACAAAAGAAATCGTAAATAAGTACACCAATCGAATTTTTGATTTTCAGTGGATTGACGATTTTTCAGCTGCACGGAATTTCTCATTCCAACAAGCAACAATGGATTATGTTCTTTGGCTCGATGCGGATGATGTATTTACAGCTGAAGATCAGGAAAAGTTCAAGTTATTGAAACAATCCTTACAACCAACGATTGATGCTGTTTCAATGAATTACCATTTAAGTTTTGATCATGAAGGCAACGTGACCTCCCTTTTGAGGAGATATCGTCTAGTAAAAAAAGTAAATGAGTTTAAATGGATAGGAGCGGTACACGAGTTTCTTTCCGTGTCAGGAAATCTATTCGATAGTGATGTAGCAGTTACCCACTCCCCTTTAAGCCATGATAGTGAACGTAATATCACGATCTATAAAAAGTTGTTAGCTTCAGGGAAAACATTGTCCCCCCGTGATACATTCTATTACGCCAATGAATTGATGGATCATAGTGATTTTGAAACAGCAGTCCTTTACTATGAGGAGTTTTTAGATTCGAAACTGGGCTGGATTGAAGACAATATTAGGGCGTGTTTCAGACTGGCTGACTGCTACCATAAATTAAATGACAAGAATAAAGAACTTAGTTCTACCTTACGAACCCTTGCCTATGACGTTCCTCGTCCCGAAGCGTGTTGCCGACTCGGGTATTACTTTATGGAACAATTTAAAAACCACGAGGCTATCCACTGGTATAGTCAAGCGTTCCTTTATGAAAATCATCAACAGATAGGCTTTCAAAACACCTCATTTTCTACTTGGCTACCCAATCTTCAATTATGTGTTCTTTACGATCGCTTAAAACAGTACGACAAAGCCTATCATCATAATGAATTAGCCCGAAAATACAAACCAAATAATGACAGTATAATGAAAAATAAAACATATTTAGATGAAGTAATTAAAAATAATCAGGAGAAAATTTAA
- a CDS encoding S-layer homology domain-containing protein, with the protein MLHKKKMKGPMKVGLIVVVLSLFGFGILNASANPISPSFTDVHNDFWAKDEVTQLVDLKIINGYPDKQFRPSLEVSRAQAANLITNALELPFSSYKPIFKDVSAKSSHLKGAMATYEAGIFLGKEDGTFGVGDSLTREQMATVIVRAFKLQDTGEEITFKDENKISESHKLGVKVLAQHGITTGKEDGTFDPKTAVNRATYVVFLHRAMLQNKLIEKLPATEFTEPNTYGTFDTVRHEQQFVEVPLSTTAKTYLRSNYIMQFAGEKTVKHAHATDIIYTYRISGFPSVTVKMTKRELPNGDYFLFNELRNPQNIPVTVDVIQTEEGLSKAVLHEYSRFPIKKSVDETFGYDLMTYPTGIFEKIQTDGKVSQRMIGKSYQSTELNQKYPTGAESHTRELHQESEAFSGVMLGETQLSVYRLQSRGFDVVDQWLLASEERLFEDRKQMDAWMLESAVNYKKRNKWYTAEGPYNKMAVTVEPMPKSGRGYGRNLLLVKEDRVMALYSETGARYYENLLYNSFANLDVFRGKSTYWETEVTSTYLKSLYGITAPFVDTRFNEQIALFMYNGGKAFEHKDYNVGLKNYANLLVSQKEKGNIIKVDNESYYISDYFPGAQKVKTHTSMNHALGGMNILLLAYQELNDPAYLATATSIQTAIVKEKNKWIRPDGDIWYKISPEREFSGRDYVHLTLEDLINSYELWSAIDESKLPIFEEMIRSKAGYLNENKLGYTTKIKKGLERINMSDILPAGSEHTDAL; encoded by the coding sequence ATGTTACACAAGAAAAAAATGAAAGGTCCAATGAAAGTCGGACTTATTGTCGTAGTTCTTTCACTGTTTGGCTTTGGTATATTGAATGCTAGCGCGAATCCAATTAGTCCAAGCTTTACGGACGTACATAATGATTTCTGGGCAAAAGATGAAGTAACACAACTTGTCGACTTAAAAATTATTAACGGTTATCCGGACAAGCAGTTCAGACCAAGTTTAGAGGTATCACGGGCACAAGCAGCAAACTTGATAACGAACGCACTCGAGTTGCCATTTTCATCCTACAAGCCGATTTTTAAAGATGTCAGTGCAAAGTCGTCCCATTTGAAAGGTGCCATGGCTACATATGAAGCCGGTATTTTCTTAGGGAAAGAAGACGGGACGTTCGGCGTTGGTGACTCTTTGACACGTGAACAGATGGCGACTGTCATCGTTCGGGCTTTCAAGTTGCAAGATACAGGAGAAGAAATCACGTTCAAGGACGAGAACAAAATCAGTGAATCTCATAAATTAGGTGTAAAAGTACTTGCGCAACACGGTATCACAACTGGTAAGGAAGACGGTACATTCGATCCGAAAACAGCTGTCAACCGCGCGACATATGTCGTATTTCTACACAGGGCGATGCTGCAAAATAAGCTAATAGAGAAATTGCCTGCAACAGAATTCACGGAGCCAAATACGTACGGTACGTTTGATACCGTCCGACATGAGCAACAATTTGTCGAAGTACCACTTTCGACTACTGCCAAAACCTATTTGCGTTCGAACTATATCATGCAGTTTGCGGGAGAGAAAACCGTCAAACATGCACATGCTACAGATATTATTTACACATACCGCATAAGCGGCTTTCCGTCCGTCACGGTGAAAATGACGAAAAGGGAACTGCCTAACGGCGATTATTTTTTATTCAACGAACTGAGAAATCCTCAAAACATACCAGTAACTGTTGATGTTATCCAGACGGAAGAAGGATTATCGAAAGCCGTGCTTCACGAGTATAGTCGATTCCCAATCAAGAAAAGTGTGGATGAGACATTTGGCTATGACTTGATGACGTACCCCACAGGTATTTTCGAAAAAATACAAACAGACGGTAAAGTATCTCAGCGGATGATTGGGAAGTCATACCAGTCAACTGAACTGAACCAGAAATACCCTACAGGCGCAGAAAGCCATACGAGGGAATTACATCAGGAAAGCGAAGCGTTTAGCGGCGTTATGCTTGGAGAAACGCAACTTTCCGTTTACAGATTACAGTCAAGAGGTTTTGATGTTGTTGACCAATGGCTCCTAGCTTCTGAAGAACGATTGTTTGAGGATCGGAAGCAAATGGACGCTTGGATGCTTGAGTCAGCAGTTAATTATAAAAAACGAAATAAATGGTACACAGCCGAAGGTCCATACAATAAGATGGCGGTAACGGTTGAACCAATGCCGAAGTCGGGTAGAGGGTATGGTCGTAATCTACTTCTTGTGAAAGAGGACCGAGTTATGGCCCTTTACTCCGAAACTGGTGCACGGTATTATGAAAACCTTCTCTATAATTCATTTGCTAATTTGGATGTATTCAGAGGGAAATCGACGTATTGGGAGACAGAAGTAACAAGCACGTATCTGAAAAGCTTGTACGGTATAACGGCTCCGTTCGTCGATACTCGATTCAACGAACAAATTGCATTATTCATGTATAATGGCGGCAAAGCGTTTGAACATAAGGACTATAATGTCGGTCTGAAAAACTATGCCAATTTGCTTGTATCGCAAAAGGAAAAAGGGAATATCATCAAAGTGGACAACGAGTCCTACTATATTTCTGATTACTTCCCTGGGGCGCAAAAAGTGAAGACACATACGTCCATGAACCATGCGCTTGGTGGAATGAACATTCTTTTATTGGCTTATCAAGAGTTAAACGATCCTGCATATTTAGCTACTGCAACGAGTATCCAGACAGCGATCGTAAAGGAAAAGAATAAGTGGATCCGTCCTGACGGTGACATTTGGTATAAAATTTCGCCGGAACGTGAATTCTCTGGACGCGATTATGTTCATTTAACTTTGGAAGATTTGATCAATTCTTATGAATTGTGGTCGGCGATCGATGAATCGAAGTTGCCTATCTTTGAAGAAATGATACGTTCCAAAGCGGGTTATTTGAACGAAAACAAGTTAGGTTATACGACGAAGATTAAAAAAGGCCTTGAGCGTATCAACATGTCGGATATTCTTCCGGCAGGTAGTGAACATACGGACGCACTTTGA
- the tnpB gene encoding IS200/IS605 family element RNA-guided endonuclease TnpB has product MTNKAYKFRIYPNQDQQVLIAKTIGCSRFVFNHFLYKWNDTYKETGKGLTYGTCSAGLPLLKKELSWLKEVDSIALQSAVRNLADSFDRFFKKQTKPPRFKSKRNNVQSYTTKQTNGNIAVIGNAIKLPKLGFVKLAKSREISGRIMNATIRRNPSGNYFVSILVETEVCELPKTNTSVGIDVGLKDFAINSDETVYENPKFFRALEKKLAKAQRILSRRKEHAIYQQKPLHEAKNYQKQRRIVACIHEEIANKRNDYLHKVSTEIIKNHDVIGIEDLQVSNMLKNHNLAKAISEVSWSQFRTMLEYKAKWYGKTVIAVAKIFPSSQLCSSCGYRHKDVKVLALREWVCPACNSCHDRDYNASINLEKEAIRLLTAGTVELA; this is encoded by the coding sequence ATGACCAACAAAGCCTATAAGTTCCGTATCTATCCAAACCAAGACCAACAAGTCCTCATTGCTAAAACAATCGGATGTAGCCGATTTGTCTTTAATCACTTTTTGTATAAATGGAATGACACCTATAAAGAAACAGGTAAAGGGCTAACATATGGCACTTGTTCAGCTGGCCTTCCCTTATTGAAAAAGGAATTATCTTGGTTAAAAGAAGTGGACAGCATCGCCCTTCAATCAGCTGTCCGCAACCTTGCAGACTCGTTTGACCGTTTCTTTAAGAAGCAAACCAAACCACCCCGTTTTAAATCGAAAAGAAATAACGTCCAATCCTACACAACAAAACAGACAAACGGTAATATTGCAGTTATTGGCAATGCCATCAAATTGCCCAAGTTGGGGTTTGTTAAACTCGCAAAAAGCCGTGAAATCTCAGGGCGTATAATGAATGCGACAATCAGACGGAATCCGAGCGGGAACTATTTTGTCTCCATTCTTGTCGAAACAGAGGTTTGTGAGCTACCTAAAACCAATACTTCTGTCGGTATTGATGTTGGTCTAAAGGATTTCGCTATAAATTCAGATGAGACCGTCTATGAAAATCCAAAATTCTTTCGCGCATTGGAAAAGAAATTAGCCAAAGCACAACGGATTCTTTCAAGAAGAAAAGAACATGCGATTTATCAACAGAAACCCCTGCATGAGGCGAAGAACTATCAGAAACAACGAAGAATAGTCGCTTGTATTCATGAAGAAATTGCAAATAAAAGAAATGATTACTTGCATAAAGTCTCCACCGAAATCATCAAAAACCACGATGTCATCGGAATTGAGGATTTGCAGGTATCAAACATGCTGAAAAACCACAACTTAGCCAAAGCAATCAGTGAAGTGAGTTGGTCACAGTTCCGCACAATGCTTGAATACAAGGCGAAGTGGTACGGGAAGACAGTCATCGCTGTCGCAAAAATTTTCCCCTCTAGCCAACTCTGTTCAAGTTGTGGCTATCGCCATAAAGACGTTAAGGTTCTTGCATTACGTGAATGGGTGTGTCCGGCATGTAACTCGTGTCACGACCGAGACTATAACGCAAGTATCAATCTTGAAAAAGAAGCCATAAGACTTCTAACCGCAGGAACTGTGGAGCTAGCCTAA